A window of Onychostoma macrolepis isolate SWU-2019 chromosome 01, ASM1243209v1, whole genome shotgun sequence contains these coding sequences:
- the LOC131545586 gene encoding GTPase IMAP family member 9-like — protein sequence MFQCHDSLRSNTFILSERLNYCCETYRYQLNQHREMNPELTEPDEAPYLNELRIMLLGVSGAGKSPTANAILGREAFKESRTRESEIQRGRVEDRNISIIDTPGFFNTQLTDEEMKKQMMKSLYLSNPGPHVFLLIINLETFREEQRNIVQQIQENFGEEVFLFTMVLFIGREKVSKREFNQIIESEEIQKILNYIEGRFHAMNSNDECDLNQIIKLLKGIDEMLKNTGGQNYSNEIYLKNLRKLKEQKERFKNDEKRLKQEEERMKHEPVRKGQEEREGINQEEEIITKSKESRIKADSEKKQEDVSEKKTQYLRGKDATVQETDGKYSYIKVSCLLCK from the exons ATGTTTCAGTGTCATGACAGCTTGAGGTCAAATACCTTTATTCTCTCAGAGAGACTGAACTACTGCTGTGAAACTTACAGATATCAGCTAAACCAACACAGAGAAATGAATCCAGAACTTACAG AGCCCGATGAAGCACCATATTTAAATGAGCTGAGGATCATGTTATTGGGAGTCTCCGGAGCTGGAAAGAGTCCAACAGCAAATGCAATACTAGGTCGAGAGGCGTTTAAAGAGAGCAGAACCAGAGAGAGTGAGATACAGAGAGGAAGAGTAGAAGACAGAAACATCTCCATCATCGACACGCCAGGATTCTTCAACACTcaactgactgatgaagaaaTGAAGAAGCAGATGATGAAGAGTCTGTATCTCTCTAATCCTGGTCCTCACGTGTTCCTGCTCATCATCAACCTGGAGACCTTTAGAGAGGAGCAGAGGAACATTGTCCAGCAAATTCAGGAGAACTTTGGAGAAGAAGTGTTTTTATTCACCATGGTGCTCTTTATTGGACGAGAAAAAGTCTCCAAAAGAGAATTTAATCAAATCATTGAGAGTGaagaaatacagaaaatattgaaCTACATTGAAGGAAGATTTCATGCAATGAACAGCAATGACGAATGTGATCTGAATCAAATCATAAAGCTCCTGAAGGGTATTGATGAAATGCTGAAGAACACTGGAGGACAAAACTACAGCAATGAGATCTACCTGAAAAATCTGAGAAAACTTAAAGAGCAGAAAGAGAGatttaaaaatgatgaaaaaagaCTAAAACAAGAAGAAGAGAGAATGAAACACGAGCCGGTGAGGAAAGGACAAGAAGAGAGAGAAGGAATAAATCAAGAGGAGGAAATAATAACCAAAAGCAAAGAAAGCAGAATAAAAGCCGATAGTGAGAAGAAACAAGAGGATGTGAGTGAGAAGAAAACACAATATCTGAGAGGTAAGGATGCTACAGTTCAGGAAACAGATggaaaatattcatatataaaagTGTCCTgtttactttgtaaatga
- the LOC131544851 gene encoding GTPase IMAP family member 8-like isoform X2, which translates to MNPEHTVSDEPPAVQELRMVLIGRSEAGKSSIGNVILGREAFKEGTTTETELQRGRVEDRNISIIDTPGFFNTHLTDEEMRKQMMKSLYLSDPGPHVFLLVIRLDRFIEDVVKTVKKIYEHFGKDTFMFTMVLFTGREAMSKREWIEFRLDRKTRELLSFCEEKCHVIIHKNKKDRKQIASLIENIDEVVRKNGREHYVKEVYVKNSRDEMRMKQKDGKEKISVQEQMTSQEKETNREENNRAEHQITEEEIENAVQKDQRANESEKGSPEGNQSNQKHETCLIRQEKKETPENNLIKVSDLRIVLLGKSGSGKSSTANTILGRDAFKSKTSLPSSDQTCEKQEAGVCGRNISVIDTPGLFDPSMTRGQMQAEIQTCVEMTYPGPHVFLLVIRLDEKFTKDEKNTVKCIQENIGEDALRHTIILFTHADHLRGKSLDQYVEDTPDLQAFTEGFDGRFHSFNNKNLENLSQVTELLEKIEKMVERNGGKHYTSETFVKYQEEINSEKEEIVEDSQPSNWLKGMFVFFIGALAAAAVARSGLEG; encoded by the exons ATGAATCCAGAACACACAG TGTCCGATGAACCACCTGCTGTACAAGAGCTAAGGATGGTGCTAATCGGAAGAAGTGAAGCTGGAAAGAGTTCAATAGGCAACGTAATACTGGGTCGAGAGGCGTTTAAAGAAGGCACAACCACAGAGACTGAGCTACAGAGAGGAAGAGTAGAAGACAGAAACATCTCCATCATCGACACTCCAGGATTCTTCAACACTCATCTCACTGATGAAGAGATGAGGAAGCAGATGATGAAGAGTCTGTATCTCTCTGATCCTGGTCCTCACGTGTTCCTGCTTGTCATCCGACTCGACAGATTCATAGAAGATGTGGTGAAGACCGTAAAAAAGATTTATGAGCACTTTGGAAAGGACACTTTCATGTTCACCATGGTGCTGTTCACGGGAAGAGAGGCGATGTCCAAACGAGAATGGATCGAGTTCAGGCTGGACAGAAAAACTAGAGAACTCCTGAGCTTCTGTGAAGAGAAATGTCACGtgatcattcataaaaacaagaAAGACAGGAAACAGATCGCAAGCCTAATAGAGAATATTGATGAAGTTGTGAGGAAGAACGGACGAGAACATTATGTTAAAGAGGTCTATGTGAAGAATAGTCGAGATGAGATGAGGATGAAGCAAAAGGATGGAAAAGAGAAAATCAGCGTACAGGAACAAATGACAAGCCAAGAGAAAGAGACGAACAGAGAAGAAAACAACAGAGCAGAGCATCAGATTACAGAAGAAGAGATAGAAAACGCTGTTCAGAAAGACCAAAGAGCAAATGAGAGTGAAAAAGGATCTCCAGAAGGCAATCAAAGCAACCAAAAACATGAAACATGTTTGATCAGGCAGGAGAAGAAAGAGACaccagaaaataatttaataaaag TGTCTGATCTAAGGATTGTTCTTCTTGGTAAAAGTGGATCTGGAAAGAGCTCGACAGCAAACACCATCCTGGGCAGAGATGCGTTCAAAAGCAAGACGAGTCTCCCATCAAGCGATCAAACCTGTGAGAAACAAGAAGCAGGTGTGTGTGGAAGAAACATCTCAGTGATCGACACTCCAGGACTGTTTGATCCATCGATGACGAGAGGCCAAATGCAGGCTGAAATACAAACGTGTGTAGAGATGACGTATCCTGGTCCTCATGTGTTTCTGCTGGTCATCAGACTGGACGAGAAATTCACCAAAGACGAGAAAAACACAGTGAAATGTATTCAGGAGAACATCGGAGAAGATGCTTTACGTCACACTATCATCCTGTTCACTCACGCTGATCATCTGAGGGGAAAATCATTAGATCAGTATGTCGAAGACACTCCAGATCTGCAGGCGTTTACTGAGGGTTTTGATGGAAGATTTCACTCGTTCAACAATAAGAACTTAGAGAATCTCTCTCAGGTCACTGAACTGCTGGAGAAGATTGAGAAGATGGTGGAGAGAAATGGAGGGAAGCACTACACCAGTGAGACATTTGTGAAATATCAGGAAGAGATTAACAGCGAGAAAGAGGAGATAGTCGAAGATAGTCAACCATCAAACTGGTTGAAaggaatgtttgttttcttcataGGAGCGCTAGCAGCTGCAGCGGTAGCTAGAAGTGGACTTGAAGGATGA
- the LOC131544851 gene encoding GTPase IMAP family member 8-like isoform X1, which yields MVYNIYLLLLFLMFISYYFPVSDEPPAVQELRMVLIGRSEAGKSSIGNVILGREAFKEGTTTETELQRGRVEDRNISIIDTPGFFNTHLTDEEMRKQMMKSLYLSDPGPHVFLLVIRLDRFIEDVVKTVKKIYEHFGKDTFMFTMVLFTGREAMSKREWIEFRLDRKTRELLSFCEEKCHVIIHKNKKDRKQIASLIENIDEVVRKNGREHYVKEVYVKNSRDEMRMKQKDGKEKISVQEQMTSQEKETNREENNRAEHQITEEEIENAVQKDQRANESEKGSPEGNQSNQKHETCLIRQEKKETPENNLIKVSDLRIVLLGKSGSGKSSTANTILGRDAFKSKTSLPSSDQTCEKQEAGVCGRNISVIDTPGLFDPSMTRGQMQAEIQTCVEMTYPGPHVFLLVIRLDEKFTKDEKNTVKCIQENIGEDALRHTIILFTHADHLRGKSLDQYVEDTPDLQAFTEGFDGRFHSFNNKNLENLSQVTELLEKIEKMVERNGGKHYTSETFVKYQEEINSEKEEIVEDSQPSNWLKGMFVFFIGALAAAAVARSGLEG from the exons ATggtatataacatttatttattactattatttctAATGTTTATTTCTTACTATTTCCCAGTGTCCGATGAACCACCTGCTGTACAAGAGCTAAGGATGGTGCTAATCGGAAGAAGTGAAGCTGGAAAGAGTTCAATAGGCAACGTAATACTGGGTCGAGAGGCGTTTAAAGAAGGCACAACCACAGAGACTGAGCTACAGAGAGGAAGAGTAGAAGACAGAAACATCTCCATCATCGACACTCCAGGATTCTTCAACACTCATCTCACTGATGAAGAGATGAGGAAGCAGATGATGAAGAGTCTGTATCTCTCTGATCCTGGTCCTCACGTGTTCCTGCTTGTCATCCGACTCGACAGATTCATAGAAGATGTGGTGAAGACCGTAAAAAAGATTTATGAGCACTTTGGAAAGGACACTTTCATGTTCACCATGGTGCTGTTCACGGGAAGAGAGGCGATGTCCAAACGAGAATGGATCGAGTTCAGGCTGGACAGAAAAACTAGAGAACTCCTGAGCTTCTGTGAAGAGAAATGTCACGtgatcattcataaaaacaagaAAGACAGGAAACAGATCGCAAGCCTAATAGAGAATATTGATGAAGTTGTGAGGAAGAACGGACGAGAACATTATGTTAAAGAGGTCTATGTGAAGAATAGTCGAGATGAGATGAGGATGAAGCAAAAGGATGGAAAAGAGAAAATCAGCGTACAGGAACAAATGACAAGCCAAGAGAAAGAGACGAACAGAGAAGAAAACAACAGAGCAGAGCATCAGATTACAGAAGAAGAGATAGAAAACGCTGTTCAGAAAGACCAAAGAGCAAATGAGAGTGAAAAAGGATCTCCAGAAGGCAATCAAAGCAACCAAAAACATGAAACATGTTTGATCAGGCAGGAGAAGAAAGAGACaccagaaaataatttaataaaag TGTCTGATCTAAGGATTGTTCTTCTTGGTAAAAGTGGATCTGGAAAGAGCTCGACAGCAAACACCATCCTGGGCAGAGATGCGTTCAAAAGCAAGACGAGTCTCCCATCAAGCGATCAAACCTGTGAGAAACAAGAAGCAGGTGTGTGTGGAAGAAACATCTCAGTGATCGACACTCCAGGACTGTTTGATCCATCGATGACGAGAGGCCAAATGCAGGCTGAAATACAAACGTGTGTAGAGATGACGTATCCTGGTCCTCATGTGTTTCTGCTGGTCATCAGACTGGACGAGAAATTCACCAAAGACGAGAAAAACACAGTGAAATGTATTCAGGAGAACATCGGAGAAGATGCTTTACGTCACACTATCATCCTGTTCACTCACGCTGATCATCTGAGGGGAAAATCATTAGATCAGTATGTCGAAGACACTCCAGATCTGCAGGCGTTTACTGAGGGTTTTGATGGAAGATTTCACTCGTTCAACAATAAGAACTTAGAGAATCTCTCTCAGGTCACTGAACTGCTGGAGAAGATTGAGAAGATGGTGGAGAGAAATGGAGGGAAGCACTACACCAGTGAGACATTTGTGAAATATCAGGAAGAGATTAACAGCGAGAAAGAGGAGATAGTCGAAGATAGTCAACCATCAAACTGGTTGAAaggaatgtttgttttcttcataGGAGCGCTAGCAGCTGCAGCGGTAGCTAGAAGTGGACTTGAAGGATGA
- the LOC131545590 gene encoding GTPase IMAP family member 8-like produces the protein MTENHLKAETDKSLQMSAPGPHVFLLVIRLGRFTEEEQNTVKWIVKHLGEDVKRFTVVLFNVADKLIKPLEEILQKTQELKKLVDECEGRYHVFNNVENNDRAQVNELLEKIKTLVEKNRRGYYTSEMFKKGQ, from the coding sequence ATGACTGAAAATCATCTGAAGGCTGAGACTGACAAGAGTTTGCAGATGTCTGCTCCTGGTCCTCATGTGTTTCTGCTGGTCATCAGACTGGGGAGATTCACAGAAGAAGAGCAGAACACAGTTAAATGGATTGTGAAGCACTTGGGAGAAGATGTTAAGAGATTCACCGTAGTGCTGTTCAATGTAGCTGATAAATTAATCAAACCTTTAGAAGaaattttgcagaaaacacaagAGCTGAAGAAGTTAGTGGATGAATGTGAAGGTAGATATCATGTCTTTAATAATGTGGAGAACAATGATCGAGCTCAAGTCAATGAACTGCTGGAGAAGATCAAGACACTAGTGGAGAAGAACAGAAGAGGATACTACACCAGTGAGATGTTCAAGAAGGGTCAGTGA